The region CTGGCTCGTCATCGCCGCGCTCGTCACCCTGGCGGCGGCCGGGCTGCACCCGGCTGTGCGGATGGCGCGCCGCTTCCTTGAGGAGCACGTGCCGGCCGACGTCCTCGCCGACGCCACCTCGTCGCTGAAGGTGCAGATCCCCGCGCCGCTCGGGCCGCCCATGGTCGAGCAGCCCGCCGAGCCCGGGGGCGTCTCGCCCGTCGACGTGCTGCCAGAATCCACCGGTGACCTCACCCGCTGACTGGCTCGCCGGCGCCCGGCCGCGCACCCTCCCCGCCGCCGTGGCCCCGGTCCTCGCCGGCACCGGCGTCGCGGCCTTCGTCGACGGCGTACCGCTCGGGGACCTCGCGTGGTGGAAGGCGCTGCTCGCCCTCGTCGTGAGCCTCGCGCTGCAGGTCGGCGTCAACTACGCCAACGACTACTCCGACGGCATCCGCGGCACCGACGCCGACCGCGTGGGCCCGATGCGGCTCGTCGGGTCCGGTACAGCGACCCCGCAGGCCGTGAAGACGGCGGCCTTCGCCGCCTTCGGGGTGGCGGGCGTGGCCGGCCTGGTCCTCGCGGCCACCACCGCGTGGTGGCTGGTCGCGGTCGGGCTGGTGTGCGTCGTCGCCGCCTGGTTCTACACCGGCGGCAAGACGCCCTACGGCTACCTCGGCCTCGGCGAGGTCATGGTCTTCGTCTTCTTCGGCCTCGTCGCCGTGATGGGTACGACGTTCGTGCTGACGCAGACCTGGGAGTGGCCGGCGCTCTACGCCGGGGTCGGCATCGGCTCCCTGGCGTGCGCGATCCTCGTCGCCAACAACCTGCGCGACATCCCCACCGACACCGTCGCCGGCAAGCGCACGCTCGCCGTGCGCCTGGGTGACGAGCGCACCCGCTACCTCTACGCCTTCCTCGTGCTCGTCGCGGCCGCCGCAGTGGTCGCGATCGCCGCCGCCACCACCTGGTGGGCGCTCCTGGGCCTCGTCTTCCTCGGCCGCGCCGTCGCCCCGACGCGAGCGGTGCTGGGCGGGGCGCAGGGCCCGGCGCTCATCCCGGTCCTCGCGGCCACCGGCGCCTCCGAGCTGGCCTGGTCGGTCCTCGTCGCGGTGCCGCTGCTCGTCCGGGGCTAAATGCGTCGCCGGTCGGCGACGCCGCTGGCTACGGTGCTGGACGTGGACTACGACTTCGCGACGCTCGACTTCCTCGACGACTCCGAGGACGCGGTCGCCCGACGCCGGGGCTGGATCGGCGCGACCCTGCGCGGCTTCCGCGAGCCGCGTCCCGACGACGAGGTCGTGAAGCGCTGGACGACTCACTACCGCGCGGACCGCGCGAACGTCACCGGCGCCTGGCTGCCCGAGGGCGAGTTCGGCGCCGGTCCCATGCCGGTGGCGACCTACGCCAGCTTCGACAAGACGCTCAACGCCGGTCGCGAGCTCCTGCCGCTGCGGATGATCACCGACGTCACCACGAGCGCGACCCACCGCCGCCAGGGGCTGCTGCGCCGGCTCCTCGAGGACGACCTCGCCGACGCCGTGGCCCGGGGCGTCCCGATGGCGGCGCTGACCGCCTCGGAGGCCGAGATCTACGGCCGCTGGGGCTTCGGCCCGGCCACCTTCAACCAGACGGTCGAGCTCGACACGTCG is a window of Nocardioides oleivorans DNA encoding:
- a CDS encoding 1,4-dihydroxy-2-naphthoate polyprenyltransferase, translating into MTSPADWLAGARPRTLPAAVAPVLAGTGVAAFVDGVPLGDLAWWKALLALVVSLALQVGVNYANDYSDGIRGTDADRVGPMRLVGSGTATPQAVKTAAFAAFGVAGVAGLVLAATTAWWLVAVGLVCVVAAWFYTGGKTPYGYLGLGEVMVFVFFGLVAVMGTTFVLTQTWEWPALYAGVGIGSLACAILVANNLRDIPTDTVAGKRTLAVRLGDERTRYLYAFLVLVAAAAVVAIAAATTWWALLGLVFLGRAVAPTRAVLGGAQGPALIPVLAATGASELAWSVLVAVPLLVRG